One window of Chloroflexus aggregans DSM 9485 genomic DNA carries:
- a CDS encoding 4a-hydroxytetrahydrobiopterin dehydratase, translated as MARLSEAEITEHLAQRPDWSLENNNEIVRTFRLANFPAAIAFVTHVAFLAEAAGHHPDIDIRYNRVRIALTTHDAGGLTEKDFALAAAIDEILG; from the coding sequence ATGGCGCGTCTAAGTGAAGCCGAAATCACCGAGCACCTGGCCCAACGCCCTGATTGGAGCCTCGAAAATAACAACGAGATCGTCCGCACCTTCCGCCTCGCCAACTTCCCGGCAGCAATTGCCTTCGTGACCCACGTCGCTTTTCTTGCCGAAGCTGCCGGCCATCATCCTGACATCGACATTCGTTACAACCGCGTGCGAATTGCCCTGACGACACACGATGCCGGCGGGTTGACCGAAAAAGATTTTGCGCTTGCTGCGGCAATTGACGAGATTCTCGGCTAA
- a CDS encoding alpha/beta fold hydrolase, with product MPSITTTAGDLFVMRRGTAGPSLICIHGAGGSARHWGLLLEPLAAVAQVYAVDLPGHGRSPRINEVSITTYTQVIAALHTALALPPAIVVGHSMGGAIALQLAIEQPQLVAGLGLVSSAARLRVAPALLAGLAGDAQSRHEAMTMLVTWLFSPYADPALRAEAADEYATLAPTVLLADLQACDGFDVRSRLAAIRCPALVVTGSEDRLTPPKLGAELATGLGVAHQILDGVGHMPMREAPERLGQLLSTFVATFA from the coding sequence ATGCCATCGATCACAACCACAGCCGGTGACCTGTTTGTGATGCGACGTGGTACCGCCGGGCCGTCGTTAATTTGTATTCACGGCGCCGGCGGCAGTGCCCGTCATTGGGGGCTTTTGCTCGAACCGCTTGCCGCCGTTGCCCAAGTCTATGCGGTGGATTTACCCGGCCATGGCCGCTCGCCACGGATTAATGAGGTATCAATCACTACCTATACGCAGGTTATTGCCGCATTGCACACGGCCCTCGCCTTACCTCCGGCAATTGTCGTCGGGCACTCGATGGGCGGTGCCATTGCCCTCCAACTCGCCATTGAGCAACCACAGCTCGTAGCCGGTTTAGGCTTGGTGAGTAGTGCGGCCCGTCTGCGTGTTGCCCCGGCGCTGCTGGCCGGGCTGGCCGGTGATGCTCAATCCCGCCATGAAGCCATGACAATGCTGGTCACCTGGCTCTTTAGTCCCTATGCCGATCCGGCACTTCGCGCCGAAGCTGCCGATGAATACGCTACCCTCGCCCCAACCGTTCTACTGGCCGATCTCCAGGCCTGTGATGGGTTTGATGTACGTTCCAGGCTCGCGGCCATCCGCTGTCCGGCCCTCGTCGTTACCGGCAGCGAAGATCGACTGACACCACCGAAGCTTGGTGCCGAATTAGCAACCGGTTTGGGGGTCGCTCATCAGATCCTCGATGGTGTTGGTCATATGCCAATGCGTGAAGCGCCGGAGCGACTCGGTCAACTCTTAAGCACATTCGTCGCAACGTTTGCCTAA